In a single window of the Arthrobacter zhangbolii genome:
- the glpX gene encoding class II fructose-bisphosphatase, with amino-acid sequence MRFDVSKGAQYSTLSPALAVGDSEPDRNLALELVRVTEAAAIAGGHWVGFGDKNAADGAAVDAMRSLISTVHFNGVVVIGEGEKDEAPMLYNGEHVGDGTGALCDVAVDPIDGTRLTALGINNALAVLAVAERGTMFDPSAVFYMEKLVTGPEAADMVDLRLPVKQNLHLIAKAKGKKINQLNVMILERDRHKPLVQEIRDAGARTRMLMDGDVAGGIAAAREGTDVDALMGIGGTPEGIITACAIKTLGGVIQGRLWPTSDDEKQKAIDAGHDLDRVMTTNDLVTSDNCYFAATGITDGDLLRGVRYKKDRVLTQSIVMRSKSGTIRVVDGEHQAHKWESYARSN; translated from the coding sequence ATGAGGTTTGACGTGTCCAAAGGTGCCCAGTACTCAACTCTTTCCCCCGCATTGGCTGTCGGGGACTCCGAGCCGGACCGGAACCTGGCCCTCGAGCTGGTCCGTGTCACCGAGGCCGCGGCCATTGCCGGCGGCCACTGGGTGGGTTTCGGTGACAAGAACGCAGCCGACGGCGCTGCCGTCGACGCCATGCGCTCCCTGATCTCCACCGTCCACTTCAACGGCGTCGTAGTCATCGGTGAAGGCGAGAAGGACGAAGCCCCCATGCTGTACAACGGTGAGCACGTGGGTGACGGCACCGGCGCCCTGTGCGACGTGGCGGTGGACCCGATTGACGGCACCCGCCTCACCGCCCTGGGCATCAACAACGCCCTGGCAGTGCTTGCCGTGGCCGAACGCGGCACCATGTTCGACCCGTCTGCAGTCTTCTACATGGAAAAGCTGGTCACCGGGCCCGAGGCAGCCGACATGGTTGACCTGCGCCTGCCGGTCAAGCAGAACCTGCACCTGATCGCCAAGGCCAAGGGCAAGAAGATCAACCAGCTCAACGTGATGATCCTGGAACGCGACCGGCACAAGCCCCTGGTGCAGGAAATCCGCGACGCCGGTGCCCGCACCCGGATGCTGATGGACGGCGACGTTGCCGGCGGCATTGCGGCCGCACGCGAAGGTACCGACGTTGATGCGCTGATGGGCATCGGCGGCACCCCCGAAGGCATCATTACCGCCTGCGCCATCAAGACGCTGGGCGGTGTCATCCAGGGCCGCCTGTGGCCCACCTCCGATGATGAGAAGCAGAAGGCGATCGACGCCGGACACGACCTTGACCGTGTGATGACCACCAATGACCTGGTCACCAGCGACAACTGCTACTTCGCGGCCACCGGCATCACCGACGGTGACCTGCTGCGCGGCGTGCGCTACAAGAAGGACCGCGTGCTCACCCAGTCCATCGTGATGCGCTCCAAGTCCGGCACCATCCGCGTGGTGGACGGCGAACACCAGGCGCACAAATGGGAGTCCTACGCCCGCTCCAACTAA
- a CDS encoding lipid II:glycine glycyltransferase FemX, translating to MTLRVTPCSDAASWNETVNRFSGHPQQLWGWGKTKAQHGWRVDRVLVTDEAGTVLGSAQVLLRALPFPFRALAYIPRGPQGLPGRELDVLDAVGGYVKNTHHAVALSIEPDWDAEGPLAAGLPGLGYRSSDNTILIGRTLILDLRRSLDELSGDMSKKHRQYIRKSGREDLDYRRVTREEIAKCLAVYKLTAQRANFGIHEDSYYLDIFDNLGEDSPVYAAFKGEDVVAFLWLSTSGYTSFELYGGMTEEGERLRANYALKWHAISDMKERGITRYDFNGLLNDGVSKFKMGWAKHEDQLAGTWDKPLSPLYPLFSSALPLAKSGMRKARTLLAGLKGRLGR from the coding sequence ATGACACTGCGCGTTACCCCCTGCTCCGATGCCGCTTCCTGGAATGAAACCGTCAACCGCTTCAGCGGACACCCCCAGCAGTTGTGGGGCTGGGGAAAAACCAAAGCCCAGCATGGCTGGCGCGTTGACCGGGTCCTCGTCACAGATGAAGCGGGGACTGTGCTGGGCAGCGCGCAGGTGCTGCTTCGCGCCCTGCCCTTCCCTTTCCGGGCCCTGGCCTACATCCCGCGCGGCCCGCAGGGACTGCCGGGACGGGAACTGGACGTCCTGGACGCGGTGGGCGGGTACGTAAAGAACACCCATCACGCCGTCGCGCTGTCCATCGAACCCGACTGGGACGCTGAAGGGCCGCTGGCCGCCGGCCTGCCGGGCCTGGGCTACCGCAGCAGCGATAACACCATCCTTATTGGCCGGACCCTGATCCTGGACCTCCGGCGGAGCCTGGACGAGCTCTCCGGGGACATGAGCAAAAAGCACCGGCAGTACATCCGCAAGTCCGGACGCGAGGACCTGGACTACCGGAGGGTAACCCGCGAGGAGATTGCCAAGTGCCTGGCCGTCTACAAGCTCACCGCCCAGCGGGCGAATTTCGGGATCCACGAAGATTCCTACTACCTGGACATCTTCGACAACCTGGGCGAAGATTCCCCGGTTTATGCCGCGTTCAAGGGCGAGGACGTCGTGGCCTTCCTCTGGCTGTCCACCAGCGGCTACACCTCCTTTGAGCTCTACGGCGGCATGACCGAGGAAGGGGAGCGGCTTCGGGCAAACTACGCCCTGAAATGGCACGCCATTTCCGACATGAAGGAACGCGGCATCACCCGTTATGACTTCAACGGCCTGCTCAATGACGGAGTGTCCAAGTTCAAGATGGGGTGGGCCAAGCACGAGGACCAGCTGGCAGGCACCTGGGACAAGCCGTTGTCACCGCTCTATCCCCTCTTTTCCTCCGCGCTTCCGCTGGCCAAGTCAGGGATGCGCAAGGCACGCACGCTCCTCGCAGGCCTAAAGGGGCGCCTCGGGCGCTAG
- the manA gene encoding mannose-6-phosphate isomerase, class I: MYLLRNTIRPYAWGSTTAMAGLFGREPSGEPEAEMWIGAHSGAPSVLVPAAEGAQTLDELISADPGPTLGPDIAARFGGELPFLAKILAAGSPLSLQVHPTPDQAAAGYAAEEAAGVDRGARERNYKDRNHKPEMIFALTPFEALCGFRDPDEAAELFRTVNRAIDGAGRQVPDLLEWIVAELSSGHPAPERLRSVFSTLIADGDEVHTAVELAAAAAAVTADDGAYARELATVAELHGFHPGDPGVLISLLLNRVSLEPGDAVYLPAGNVHAYLSGLGVEVMASSDNVLRGGLTSKHVDVPELLKTVDFHPVGIPSVAAERTGAGQELYRPPFEEFQLQRLQLASGPDSDAAPVPVAQNGPAVLIVVRGSMLLSSPAGSLVLEAGQSAFLPAADAPVTAALATDSAQHDDGALAFAVTVGSVVGQDSGEPTLDVSV, from the coding sequence ATGTACCTGCTCCGGAATACCATTCGACCCTACGCATGGGGATCCACCACCGCGATGGCCGGGCTTTTCGGCCGGGAGCCGTCCGGTGAGCCTGAGGCAGAGATGTGGATCGGCGCCCACTCCGGCGCACCGTCCGTTCTGGTACCTGCCGCCGAGGGCGCGCAAACCCTTGATGAGCTGATCTCTGCGGATCCCGGCCCCACGCTGGGCCCGGACATCGCCGCACGCTTCGGCGGCGAACTGCCTTTCCTGGCCAAGATCCTGGCTGCCGGCTCCCCGTTGTCCCTGCAGGTCCATCCCACTCCGGACCAGGCCGCTGCCGGTTATGCCGCCGAGGAGGCCGCCGGCGTGGACCGTGGCGCCCGGGAACGCAACTACAAGGACCGCAACCACAAACCCGAAATGATTTTCGCTCTGACGCCCTTCGAGGCGCTGTGCGGCTTCCGGGACCCGGACGAGGCAGCGGAGCTTTTCCGCACCGTCAACCGGGCGATCGACGGTGCCGGACGTCAGGTTCCGGACCTGCTGGAATGGATCGTTGCCGAGCTATCCTCCGGCCATCCGGCCCCGGAGCGGCTGCGCTCGGTGTTCAGCACTTTGATTGCCGACGGCGACGAGGTGCACACTGCCGTGGAGCTGGCAGCGGCGGCAGCAGCGGTGACCGCCGATGACGGCGCCTACGCCCGGGAACTGGCCACCGTGGCAGAACTGCACGGCTTCCATCCCGGCGACCCCGGGGTTCTGATCTCGCTATTGCTCAACCGCGTATCGCTGGAGCCCGGCGACGCCGTGTATCTGCCTGCCGGCAATGTGCACGCCTATCTGAGCGGGCTGGGTGTGGAAGTCATGGCGTCCTCGGACAACGTGCTGCGCGGAGGGCTGACCTCCAAGCACGTAGACGTCCCCGAGCTGCTGAAAACCGTGGATTTCCATCCCGTGGGCATTCCCTCCGTTGCTGCGGAGCGCACCGGTGCCGGGCAGGAACTCTACCGCCCGCCGTTCGAGGAATTCCAGCTGCAGCGGCTGCAGCTGGCGTCCGGTCCGGACTCGGATGCGGCCCCCGTACCGGTGGCGCAGAACGGGCCCGCGGTCCTGATTGTGGTGCGCGGCAGCATGCTGCTCTCCTCCCCCGCGGGGAGCCTGGTCCTCGAGGCGGGCCAGAGCGCGTTCCTGCCGGCCGCGGATGCGCCCGTGACCGCTGCTCTCGCCACGGACTCCGCCCAGCACGACGACGGCGCGCTGGCGTTCGCCGTCACGGTGGGGTCAGTGGTCGGCCAGGACAGTGGCGAGCCGACGCTGGACGTGTCGGTCTAA
- a CDS encoding tryptophan-rich sensory protein, whose translation MSTEASSPRTARTGYRGPDLARQITVTVCFLVCIVGSMIGVGVFGGTPIAEAAGGALSADATYLAPASPAFSIWSVIYTGLGLYTLYQWFPSQRSSDRQRSLGWLVAASLLLNAAWILTVQAGAVILSVVVIVLLLVVLAVCFRRYVTTRAGRSWPEWIAVDGTLGLYLGWVCVATAANTASALTSEGFRGFGIAPEIWAWGVLAVAAGIGVALAAAGHGRLAPAASLAWGLAWIAVSRLNGGLESTSTAVAAIAAAAVVVLATVLLRVRRGARDSGAQQRTA comes from the coding sequence ATGAGTACTGAAGCTTCCAGCCCCCGTACAGCGCGAACCGGTTACCGTGGACCGGACCTCGCCCGCCAAATCACGGTGACGGTCTGCTTCCTGGTCTGCATCGTGGGTTCCATGATCGGAGTGGGCGTGTTCGGAGGCACACCCATCGCGGAGGCAGCCGGCGGTGCCCTCAGCGCCGACGCCACCTATCTGGCCCCGGCCAGCCCCGCATTCTCCATCTGGTCCGTCATCTACACCGGCCTGGGCCTCTACACGCTCTACCAGTGGTTCCCTTCCCAGCGCAGCTCAGACCGCCAGCGTTCGCTCGGCTGGCTGGTGGCGGCGTCCCTTCTGCTCAATGCCGCGTGGATCCTCACAGTGCAGGCCGGTGCGGTAATCCTGAGCGTGGTGGTGATTGTTTTGCTGCTGGTTGTCCTGGCGGTCTGCTTCCGCCGGTATGTCACCACACGCGCCGGCCGCAGCTGGCCGGAGTGGATTGCCGTTGACGGCACGCTGGGCCTCTACCTCGGCTGGGTGTGCGTGGCCACGGCAGCCAATACCGCCTCCGCCCTTACCTCGGAAGGATTCCGGGGATTCGGGATAGCGCCCGAGATCTGGGCCTGGGGTGTCCTGGCCGTGGCGGCCGGCATTGGAGTGGCGCTGGCTGCCGCAGGCCATGGCCGCCTTGCCCCCGCGGCCTCCCTGGCCTGGGGTTTGGCCTGGATCGCCGTCTCCCGGCTTAACGGCGGGCTTGAATCGACGTCGACGGCGGTGGCCGCCATCGCTGCCGCCGCCGTTGTGGTGCTGGCGACGGTCCTGCTGCGCGTCCGGCGGGGCGCCCGGGATTCCGGGGCGCAGCAACGAACAGCCTAA